The Suncus etruscus isolate mSunEtr1 chromosome 14, mSunEtr1.pri.cur, whole genome shotgun sequence genome contains a region encoding:
- the LOC126028686 gene encoding leukocyte immunoglobulin-like receptor subfamily A member 6 — protein sequence MGTITPGSHRGSHDFQLHTLLSETLSRNQPTDTPHVCPVGTESLQRMDRTEGDAMTSLLALLCLGLSVDIRILVNARTVPRPILWAEPSSVVLRDSPVTLWCQGNVGVQQFHLVKTGISPPWETYLTLQPGDKAKFSVLYITESHAGTYQCSYVSPAGWSESSDPLELVVTGLHSKPSLSAFLSPVVASGETVTLQCDSWLGFDTFVLTPEGDLETLRKLDTPQVWSLPSDPLQLLVSGTSRRPSLLSSKGQIVSPGQIPTLQCHSKVAYDTFAQYMEESHAVRQHPDHHSQAGFSQANFTLGPVSASDGGRYRCIGRTGFTSLWSEPSDPVDILVAGPPVNPGDNVTLMCRSSGRRNTFLLAKEGTADPVLRVKLDKTGEITKAEFSFHPVTSVRGESKARRGLARNREDLGLAGALEAEAQGLPEKLAQTVVDVATSKRPYCTSWSPKQTRPRVDVCLGAI from the exons ATGGGGACCATCACCCCAG GTTCACATAGGGGTTCTCATGATTTTCAACTGCACACGCTGCTCTCAGAGACTCTGTCCAGA AACCAGCCCACTGACACACCCCATGTCTGTCCTGTGGGCACCGAGTCCCTCCAGCGCATGGACAGGACAGAAGGAGACGCCATGACCTCCCTCTTGGCCCTGCTCTGTCTGG GGTTGAGTGTGGACATCAGGATCCTAGTGAATGCAA GGACCGTCCCCAGACCCATCCTCTGGGCTGAGCCAAGCTCTGTGGTATTAAGGGATAGCCCTGTGACCCTCTGGTGTCAGGGGAACGTGGGGGTCCAGCAGTTCCATTTGGTTAAAACAGGAATCTCACCACCCTGGGAGACTTACTTAACACTGCAGCCGGGGGACAAGGCCAAATTCTCTGTCCTCTACATCACAGAATCACATGCAGGGACTTACCAATGTTCCTATGTCAGCCCTGCAGGCTGGTCAGAGAGCAGTGACCCCCTGGAGCTGGTGGTCACAG GCCTCCACAGCAAACCATCCCTCTCAGCCTTTCTGAGCCCTGTTGTGGCCTCAGGGGAGACCGTGACCCTGCAGTGTGATTCATGGCTGGGATTTGACACATTCGTCCTGACTCCGGAGGGAGACCTTGAGACACTCAGAAAACTTG ACACACCCCAGGTGTGGTCTCTCCCCAGCGACCCGCTGCAGCTCCTGGTCTCAG GTACATCTAGAAGACCCTCCCTGCTGAGCTCAAAGGGCCAGATTGTGAGCCCAGGACAGATCCCGACCCTGCAGTGTCACTCTAAGGTCGCCTATGACACCTTTGCTCAGTACATGGAGGAAAGTCATGCCGTTCGCCAGCACCCTGACCACCATTCCCAGGCTGGATTCTCTCAGGCCAACTTCACACTGGGTCCTGTGAGCGCCTCCGATGGCGGCAGATATCGCTGCATTGGGAGAACCGGCTTCACCTCCCTATGGTCGGAGCCCAGTGACCCCGTGGACATCCTAGTGGCAG GACCCCCAGTGAACCCAGGGGACAATGTGACCCTGATGTGTCGGTCCAGTGGCAGGAGGAACACTTTCCTGCTGGCCAAGGAGGGGACAGCCGATCCTGTGCTGCGTGTCAAACTGGATAAGACAGGGGAGATAACAAAGGCTGAATTCTCCTTCCACCCTGTGACCTCAGTCAGGGGTgaaagcaaagccagaa GAGGCCTGGCAAGAAACAGAGAGGATCTGGGGCTGGCAGGCGCTCTGGAAGCAGAGGCCCAGGGGCTGCCCGAGAAGCTTGCACAAACTGTGGTTGATGTTGCAACCTCCAAGAGGCCCTACTGCA